From one Solanum stenotomum isolate F172 chromosome 12, ASM1918654v1, whole genome shotgun sequence genomic stretch:
- the LOC125848562 gene encoding uncharacterized protein LOC125848562, with protein MFMAMSTQLCPNHVIPYANSSTSHPNRTTISSISIIDLGKRRLTRLSVQCSEKQTQNLRTCKNCKAQFDPLLNHPRACRYHTAHFGGETRRKFESVYSGGTMDTPDGGKVFQYWHCCGSEDPFDAGCTAAPHASYDD; from the exons ATGTTCATGGCCATGTCCACCCAATTATGTCCAAATCATGTAATCCCATATGCAAATTCTTCAACCTCTCATCCAAATCGAACCACCATCAGCTCAATTTCGATTATTGATTTGGGGAAACGGCGCCTAACGAGATTGTCAGTTCAATGCTCTGAGAAACAAACACAGAACCTCCGCACTTGCAAGAATTGCAAGGCCCAGTTCGACCCTTTGCTCAATCACCCTCGTGCTTGCCGTTACCACACTGCTCATTTTGGAG GAGAAACAAGGAGGAAGTTTGAGAGTGTTTATTCCGGTGGCACCATGGACACCCCTGATGGTGGTAAAGTTTTTCAATACTGGCATTGCTGTGGGTCTGAAGATCCTTTTGACGCTGGTTGCACAGCTGCACCTCATGCTTCTTATGATGATTGA
- the LOC125848561 gene encoding probable aquaporin NIP-type, with the protein MEAANIFGSQSHTNIGLRSNAGLAQKLFAEAIGAYVIIFAWCGSVAMYKLQDDESITFGGINMTWGVVVMVMVYSMAQVSGAHFNPAVTLIFTVFRRSPWKLAPVYIIAQLIGSILAGVTLALLLDVNPIVYFKHFPKLG; encoded by the exons ATGGAAGCAGCCAATATATTTGGTTCCCAATCTCATACAAACATAGGACTTCGTTCAAATGCTGGACTTGCACAAAAG TTATTTGCGGAGGCGATTGGGGCTTACGTGATAATATTTGCATGGTGTGGATCAGTAGCAATGTATAAGCTACAGGATGATGAGAGCATAACGTTTGGAGGTATAAACATGACATGGGGAGTTGTTGTTATGGTCATGGTTTACTCCATGGCACAAGTTTCAGGAGCTCATTTTAATCCTGCTGTAACTCTCATTTTCACCGTCTTTCGTCGCTCCCCCTGGAAATTA GCACCAGTGTACATAATAGCTCAACTAATTGGCTCAATTCTGGCAGGCGTTACTTTAGCACTATTGTTGGATGTAAAccccatagtttattttaagcATTTTCCTAAATTGGGTTGA